One Triticum dicoccoides isolate Atlit2015 ecotype Zavitan chromosome 5B, WEW_v2.0, whole genome shotgun sequence genomic window carries:
- the LOC119311895 gene encoding cytochrome P450 81Q32-like, producing the protein MDKAYIAVLSFAFIFLLHYVLGKVSNGKGAVQLPPSPPAIPFFGHLHLVEKPLHAALFRLGARYGPVFSLRLGARNAVVVSSPACARECFTEHDVAFANRPQFPSQMLVSYGGTSLVSSSYGPHWRNLRRVAAVRLLSAHRVAGMSGVIAAEVRAMARRLCRAAAASTGGGAARVELKRSLFELSLSVLMETIAQTKGTRSEADGDTDMSLEAQEFKQVVDEIIPLIGAANVWDYLPVMRWFDVSGVRSRILATVSRRDAFLHWLIDAERRRMDEGEKKSMIAVLLTLQKTEPELYTDQMIIALCANLFVAGTETTSTTIEWAMSLLLNHPAALKKAQAEMDASIGASRMVAADDVPRLSYLQCIINETLRLYPAAPLLLPHESSADCKVGGYDVPSGTMLIVNAYAIHRDPAVWEDPAAFRPERFEDGKADGLLLMPFGMGRRRCPGETLALQTVGVVLGTLVQCFDWDRVDGAEVNMTEGVGITMPKAVALEAVCRPRAAMGDVLQKL; encoded by the exons ATGGATAAGGCATACATTGCCGTCCTCTCCTTCGCCTTCATCTTCCTGCTCCACTACGTTCTAGGCAAGGTCAGCAATGGCAAGGGCGCCGTGCAGCTGCCGCCGAGCCCTCCGGCCATCCCGTTCTTCGGCCACCTCCACCTCGTGGAGAAGCCGCTGCACGCCGCGCTGTTCCGTCTGGGGGCGCGCTACGGACCGGTCTTCTCGCTGCGGCTCGGCGCGCGCAACGCCGTGGTGGTGTCCTCGCCGGCGTGCGCCAGGGAGTGCTTCACGGAGCACGACGTGGCCTTCGCCAACCGGCCCCAGTTCCCCTCGCAGATGCTCGTCTCCTACGGGGGCACCTCGCTCGTCAGCTCCAGCTACGGCCCGCACTGGCGCAACCTCCGCCGCGTCGCCGCCGTGCGGCTGCTCTCCGCGCACCGCGTCGCCGGCATGTCGGGCGTCATCGCCGCCGAGGTGCGCGCCATGGCGCGCCGGCTGTGCCGCGCCGCCGCGGCGTCcaccggcggcggcgccgcccgGGTGGAGCTCAAGCGGAGTCTCTTCGAGCTCTCCCTCAGCGTGCTCATGGAGACCATCGCGCAGACCAAGGGGACCCGCTCGGAGGCGGACGGCGACACGGACATGTCCCTGGAGGCGCAGGAGTTCAAGCAGGTGGTGGACGAGATCATCCCGCTCATTGGCGCGGCCAACGTGTGGGACTACCTGCCGGTGATGCGGTGGTTCGACGTGTCCGGCGTGAGGAGCAGGATCCTGGCCACGGTGAGCAGGAGGGACGCCTTCCTCCATTGGCTCATCGACGCGGAGCGGCGGAGGATGGACGAGGGCGAGAAAAAGAGCATGATTGCCGTGCTCCTCACTCTGCAGAAGACAGAGCCGGAGCTGTACACTGATCAGATGATCATCGCTCTGTGTGCG AATCTCTTTGTGGCCGGAACGGAGACCACCTCAACCACGATAGAATGGGCCATGTCGCTCCTGCTGAACCACCCGGCGGCGCTCAAGAAGGCCCAAGCCGAGATGGACGCGTCCATCGGGGCCTCCCGCATGGTCGCCGCCGACGACGTGCCCCGCCTCAGCTACCTCCAGTGCATCATCAACGAGACGCTACGCCTGTACCCGGcggcgccgctgctgctgccgcacgAGTCCTCCGCCGACTGCAAGGTCGGCGGCTACGACGTGCCGAGCGGCACGATGCTGATCGTGAACGCGTACGCCATCCACAGGGACCCGGCCGTGTGGGAggacccggcggcgttccggccggAGCGGTTCGAGGACGGCAAGGCCGACGGGCTGCTGCTGATGCCGTTCGGGATGGGGCGGCGAAGGTGCCCCGGCGAGACGCTGGCGCTGCAGACGGTCGGGGTGGTTCTCGGGACGCTGGTGCAGTGCTTCGACTGGGATCGGGTGGACGGCGCGGAGGTGAACATGACGGAGGGGGTGGGGATCACCATGCCCAAGGCCGTGGCTTTGGAGGCCGTGTGTAGGCCTCGCGCGGCCATGGGCGATGTCCTTCAGAAGCTCTGA
- the LOC119310229 gene encoding cytochrome P450 81Q32-like, which produces MNTVTALAGAAAIFIFITSLLRLRHPLLGGSKNKSSQLPPSPVAIPFLGHLHLLKRPFHAALSRLAARHGPVFSLRLGSRAAVVVSSAAGARECFTDHDVTFADRPRFPSLQLVCFDCTTLPTSRYGPYWRNLRRVATVQLLSAHRVGCMTADIASEVRAMARRLSRAAAAAPGGVALVELKRSLFEVSLSALMETVAQTKTSRAEGAEDTDMSPEAQEFKESLDEIVPLLGGANMWDFLPVLRWFDVFGVRNKIVAAVSRRDAFLRRLIDAQRRRLGDGGIEGEKKSMIAVLLDLQKTEPEIYTNKTIMALCMTMFSAGTETTATTAEWAMSLLLNHPNALAKAQAEMDATVGTSRLLRADDLPHLGYLHCIISETLRLYPPVPAMIPHESSADCTVAGYHVPSGTTLLVNAYAIHRDPAAWEHPTEFRPERFEEGKAEGLFMMPFGMGRRKCPGEALALRMLGLVLGTLVQCFHWDRVGDAEVDMGEGGGLTLPKAVPLQAMCRPRAAMTHVLRGL; this is translated from the exons ATGAACACCGTCACCGCCCTCGCCGGCGCGGCCGCCATTTTCATCTTCATCACATCACTACTCCGTCTACGCCACCCACTCCTCGGCGGCTCCAAGAACAAGAGCTCACAGCTGCCGCCGAGCCCCGTCGCCATCCCCTTCCTcggccacctccacctcctcaagaGGCCGTTCCACGCCGCGCTCTCCCGCCTCGCCGCGCGCCACGGCCCGGTCTTCTCCCTGCGCCTCGGCTCGCGCGCCGCCGTGGTCGTGTCCTCGGCTGCGGGCGCCAGGGAGTGCTTCACGGACCACGACGTGACCTTCGCCGACCGCCCGCGGTTCCCCTCGCTGCAGCTGGTGTGCTTCGACTGCACCACGCTCCCGACGTCCCGCTATGGCCCCTACTGGCGCAACCTCCGCCGCGTGGCCACGGTGCAGCTCCTCTCCGCGCACCGGGTGGGCTGCATGACCGCGGACATCGCCAGCGAGGTGCGCGCGATGGCGCGGCGCCTGTCACGTGCCGCCGCGGCCGCCCCCGGCGGTGTCGCGCTGGTGGAGCTCAAACGGAGCCTATTCGAGGTGTCCCTTAGCGCCTTGATGGAGACCGTCGCGCAGACGAAGACGTCCCGCGCCGAGGGAGCCGAGGACACGGACATGTCGCCGGAGGCACAGGAGTTCAAGGAGTCCCTGGACGAGATCGTGCCGCTGCTCGGCGGGGCCAACATGTGGGACTTCCTGCCGGTGCTACGGTGGTTCGATGTGTTCGGCGTGAGGAACAAGATCGTGGCTGCGGTGAGCAGGAGGGACGCGTTCCTGAGGCGGCTCATCGACGCACAGCGGCGGAGGCTGGGCGACGGCGGCATCGAGGGCGAGAAGAAGAGCATGATTGCCGTGCTGCTCGATTTGCAAAAGACAGAGCCGGAGATCTACACGAACAAAACGATCATGGCTCTGTGCATG ACCATGTTCAGCGCGGGGACAGAGACCACGGCGACGACGGCGGAGTGGGCGATGTCGCTGCTGCTCAACCACCCGAACGCCCTGGCGAAAGCGCAGGCCGAGATGGATGCGACCGTCGGAACCAGCCGCCTGCTCCGCGCCGACGACCTGCCGCACCTCGGCTACCTCCACTGCATCATCAGCGAGACCCTCCGGCTGTACCCGCCCGTCCCGGCGATGATCCCGCACGAGTCCTCCGCGGACTGCACGGTGGCGGGCTACCACGTCCCGAGCGGCACGACGCTGCTCGTGAACGCGTACGCCATCCACAGGGACCCTGCGGCGTGGGAGCACCCGACGGAGTTCAGGCCGGAGCGGTTCGAGGAGGGGAAGGCCGAGGGTCTGTTCATGATGCCGTTCGGGATGGGGCGGCGCAAGTGCCCCGGCGAGGCCCTCGCGCTGCGGATGCTGGGCTTGGTTCTGGGCACGCTTGTGCAGTGCTTCCATTGGGACAGGGTTGGTGATGCTGAGGTTGACATGGGTGAAGGAGGAGGGCTGACGCTCCCCAAGGCGGTGCCGCTGCAGGCGATGTGCCGACCCCGGGCAGCCATGACACATGTCCTGAGGGGACTGTGA